From Woronichinia naegeliana WA131, the proteins below share one genomic window:
- a CDS encoding class I SAM-dependent methyltransferase: protein MQCRVCDSTQLELAVDLGSQPWCNHFLKPEEVGQEPYYPLRVLYCHDCGTVQLDYTVKKEIMFGDHTYLSGVTKSLSEHFRQVALEIDERFFKDKTQKSVLDIGSNDGTQLKHFQALGYEVLGVESSKTTAKIANDAGVPTLNDFFNLEVVKKLDRKFDAINAAGVFFHLEELHSVTAGIREALAKDGVFVVQFLYMKRIVENLAFDQIYHEHLLYYNLQTIEVLLNRHGLAMFDAYLAPIHGGSIVAFVGHQGSRPVSDRLQAMRQAEKEAKSNEFQTYLEFAQRIEQMKVENLAYLEQAKQAGKSIWGFGAPVKGNTLLNYFGIGTQYLDYLVEKNELRRGLYSPGMHIPLKIERELTALPDIYYVLAWNFKREILANNQALIDQGLEFFFPVNPPDA from the coding sequence AGCTAGAATTGGCCGTTGATCTTGGTTCCCAGCCCTGGTGTAACCATTTTCTGAAACCCGAAGAAGTGGGACAGGAACCCTACTATCCATTGCGAGTTTTGTACTGCCATGATTGTGGAACGGTACAGTTGGATTACACTGTCAAAAAAGAGATTATGTTTGGCGATCATACCTATTTATCAGGTGTGACCAAATCGCTAAGTGAGCATTTTCGTCAGGTCGCGCTGGAAATAGACGAACGATTTTTTAAAGATAAAACTCAGAAATCAGTGTTAGATATTGGTTCCAATGACGGGACACAATTAAAGCATTTTCAAGCTTTGGGATACGAAGTTTTAGGGGTAGAATCTTCAAAAACAACGGCTAAAATTGCCAATGATGCGGGTGTGCCAACCCTGAATGATTTCTTTAATTTAGAAGTCGTTAAAAAGCTAGATCGTAAATTTGATGCCATTAATGCGGCAGGAGTCTTTTTCCATCTCGAAGAGTTACATTCAGTAACGGCAGGTATTCGGGAAGCCTTAGCCAAAGATGGCGTATTTGTAGTGCAGTTTCTTTATATGAAACGCATTGTCGAAAACCTTGCTTTTGATCAGATTTACCATGAACACCTGCTTTATTATAATCTTCAGACCATTGAAGTACTATTAAATCGGCATGGTTTAGCGATGTTTGATGCCTATTTAGCTCCCATTCATGGCGGTTCTATTGTTGCTTTTGTGGGTCATCAGGGTAGTCGGCCAGTCAGCGATCGCCTACAGGCCATGAGACAGGCAGAAAAAGAAGCCAAGAGTAATGAATTTCAAACCTATCTGGAATTTGCTCAACGGATTGAACAGATGAAAGTGGAAAATCTTGCCTATCTAGAGCAGGCTAAACAAGCGGGGAAAAGCATCTGGGGATTTGGCGCACCCGTTAAAGGCAATACTTTGCTCAACTATTTTGGCATTGGTACTCAGTATTTAGATTACTTAGTGGAAAAAAATGAATTGCGTCGTGGTTTATATTCCCCCGGAATGCACATTCCCTTAAAAATCGAGAGAGAGTTAACTGCCTTGCCCGATATTTACTATGTTTTAGCCTGGAATTTTAAACGAGAAATTTTAGCCAATAATCAAGCCTTAATTGATCAAGGTTTGGAATTTTTCTTCCCCGTTAATCCGCCGGATGCTTAA
- a CDS encoding creatininase family protein, whose product MLLQLCTWPEVEEYLKSSTGIILPIGSTEQHGPTGLIGTDAICAEAIAKGVGEETGAMIGPTIAVGMALHHLAFPGSMSLRPSTLIQVVLDSVTSLARAGFTHFYFLNGHGGNIATLKAAFSEVYYHLELLRLDNAAQVRCQVGNWFMARSVYQLAKQLYGNEEGSHATPSEVALTQFVYPEAIKNVPLSSPVASGHSIYGANAFRQHYPDGRMGSNPALATPEQGKQFYEVAVKEMGESYQAFLKES is encoded by the coding sequence ATGTTACTTCAGCTTTGCACTTGGCCAGAAGTGGAAGAATATCTTAAGTCTTCTACGGGTATTATTCTCCCCATTGGTTCCACCGAGCAACATGGCCCGACGGGATTAATTGGAACGGATGCGATCTGTGCAGAGGCGATCGCCAAGGGAGTGGGAGAAGAAACGGGAGCCATGATTGGCCCGACCATTGCAGTGGGCATGGCCCTACACCATTTAGCCTTTCCAGGCAGTATGAGTTTGCGGCCCAGTACCCTCATTCAAGTAGTATTAGATTCTGTCACCAGTTTAGCTAGGGCTGGCTTTACTCATTTTTATTTTCTCAATGGTCATGGCGGCAATATTGCGACCCTGAAAGCGGCTTTTTCGGAAGTGTATTACCATCTAGAATTATTGCGTCTTGATAACGCGGCCCAGGTACGCTGTCAAGTCGGAAATTGGTTTATGGCCCGTTCCGTTTATCAATTAGCCAAGCAACTCTACGGTAATGAAGAAGGTTCCCATGCCACTCCCAGTGAAGTTGCCCTGACTCAATTTGTCTATCCAGAAGCTATTAAAAATGTCCCCCTCAGTAGTCCCGTTGCCTCTGGCCATAGCATTTATGGTGCCAATGCTTTTCGACAACATTATCCCGATGGTCGTATGGGGTCAAATCCGGCTCTTGCCACCCCAGAACAGGGTAAACAATTTTACGAAGTGGCCGTTAAGGAAATGGGGGAAAGTTATCAGGCTTTTCTCAAGGAAAGTTAA
- a CDS encoding response regulator transcription factor translates to MLSLDAPTFSKKPELVQTHRILIVEDEEVIRQMIVIALEEEGYEVITASDGRSALSLLQELGEATGKPSVDLVLLDLMLPQVNGLDICRLLRYHGNTIPILILSAKASETDRVLGLEVGADDYLTKPFSMRELIARCRALIRRQNFSVVSPSPCRKFRDLSLYPQECRVILRGEEIALAPKEYRLLELFMSYPRRVWSREQLIEQVWGMDFMGDTKTVDVHIRWLREKLEVDPSQPEYIITVRGFGYRFG, encoded by the coding sequence ATGCTATCCCTTGACGCACCAACCTTCTCAAAAAAACCAGAGTTAGTCCAAACTCATCGCATTCTGATTGTTGAAGATGAAGAAGTTATTCGGCAAATGATTGTCATTGCCCTAGAGGAAGAAGGTTATGAAGTGATTACTGCCAGTGATGGCCGTTCTGCCCTATCTCTCCTACAGGAACTTGGGGAAGCAACGGGAAAACCCTCAGTTGATTTAGTCTTGTTGGATTTGATGTTACCCCAGGTGAATGGCTTAGATATTTGTCGTTTATTACGCTATCACGGTAATACTATTCCGATTCTCATTTTGAGTGCTAAAGCCAGCGAAACAGACCGGGTTCTGGGTTTAGAAGTGGGAGCCGATGATTATCTCACCAAACCCTTCAGTATGCGAGAGCTAATTGCTCGCTGTCGTGCTTTGATTCGTCGTCAGAATTTTAGTGTGGTTTCTCCCTCACCCTGTCGCAAATTTCGAGATTTATCTCTCTATCCCCAGGAATGCCGTGTTATCTTGCGTGGCGAAGAAATTGCTCTAGCGCCTAAAGAATATCGCCTTTTAGAATTATTTATGAGTTATCCTCGGCGCGTCTGGTCACGGGAACAATTGATTGAGCAGGTTTGGGGTATGGATTTTATGGGAGATACGAAAACTGTTGATGTTCATATCCGTTGGCTCAGGGAAAAGCTAGAAGTTGATCCCAGCCAGCCAGAGTATATTATTACGGTACGGGGTTTTGGTTATCGTTTTGGTTAA
- a CDS encoding PAS domain-containing sensor histidine kinase produces MVGFGLGTWERYRLKSRLRPLLTSLPDTAEVAQSLSLTSLVRREITYLSEKCQAYQEELELWQYLMDQSPLGYLRIDADNYLRWCNPQAQQLLKIDRWQPDQLRLVLELVRSYELDQLIEKTRQSQQNRVEEWFFYPAPESVENGQQSFALSSRLLRGYSYALPQKQVVVMLENLQPLAELTRSRDRAFSDLTHELRTPLTAISLVAETLEKRLQNPERQWVEQMLGETKRLQYLVENWLNLTAIQENPQQFLQYQPLELRELIFDRWQSLQPFVQHKPVRWQYQGPDEVRLEADPDRLMQVFLNLLDNSLKHSPPDGLIEVKVQYLETKAVWEIQIIDQGEGFSAADLPYIFERLYRGEVSRTRQGLVRERQGSGLGLAIAKEIVEAHGGTLTAHNSPVTGGACLTIHLPQKKT; encoded by the coding sequence ATGGTTGGGTTTGGCTTAGGAACGTGGGAACGATATCGCCTCAAAAGCCGCCTTCGACCCCTGCTCACCTCTCTCCCTGATACGGCTGAGGTGGCCCAATCCCTTTCTCTCACCTCTTTAGTGCGTCGGGAGATCACCTATCTTTCGGAAAAATGTCAGGCTTATCAGGAGGAACTGGAACTTTGGCAATATTTGATGGATCAGTCTCCCCTCGGTTATCTCCGCATTGATGCTGATAATTATTTGCGCTGGTGTAATCCGCAAGCTCAACAGCTTTTGAAAATTGATCGCTGGCAGCCAGACCAATTACGGCTAGTCCTAGAATTAGTGCGCTCCTATGAGTTAGACCAGCTTATTGAAAAAACCCGTCAAAGCCAACAAAATCGGGTGGAGGAATGGTTTTTTTATCCGGCTCCAGAATCGGTAGAAAATGGCCAACAAAGTTTTGCGCTCTCTTCTCGTTTGTTAAGGGGTTATAGTTACGCGTTGCCCCAAAAACAGGTAGTGGTGATGCTAGAGAATTTGCAACCTTTGGCTGAATTAACCCGTAGCCGCGATCGCGCCTTTTCTGATTTAACCCATGAACTCCGTACTCCACTCACGGCTATTTCTCTGGTGGCGGAAACTCTGGAAAAACGGTTACAAAATCCAGAACGCCAATGGGTAGAGCAAATGCTGGGCGAAACGAAGCGATTACAGTATTTGGTAGAAAATTGGCTAAACTTGACGGCTATTCAGGAAAATCCGCAACAGTTTTTGCAATATCAACCGTTGGAATTGCGAGAGTTAATTTTTGACCGTTGGCAGAGTCTTCAACCCTTTGTACAGCATAAGCCGGTACGATGGCAATATCAAGGGCCGGATGAAGTGAGGCTAGAAGCTGATCCTGATCGCCTTATGCAGGTTTTTTTGAATCTTTTGGATAACAGCCTGAAACATAGTCCTCCCGACGGTTTAATTGAGGTTAAAGTCCAGTATCTAGAGACAAAAGCTGTTTGGGAGATTCAAATCATTGATCAAGGTGAGGGGTTTTCAGCGGCCGATTTACCCTATATTTTTGAGCGGCTGTATCGTGGAGAAGTTTCCCGTACTCGTCAAGGTTTAGTGCGAGAGCGACAGGGCAGTGGTTTGGGATTGGCGATCGCCAAGGAAATTGTCGAAGCCCATGGAGGAACTCTCACTGCTCACAACTCCCCTGTAACGGGAGGAGCCTGTCTGACGATCCATTTACCTCAAAAGAAAACTTAA
- a CDS encoding COP23 domain-containing protein, producing the protein MIKQFFWVKTLGVGSVILYLTGMQPSQAQDTGFVCAVTNDNVPTTFAQTGDGPVDVFKWQSTYFRPPYTPMQRCQEVTERMNSFAAQGMLDYITTGRVNNQPVLCAGSACDRSGSNVLLTLRRDQNPNQVLQEINANRAGAAGPSRQLSGGSSSSSSSFIKQNSDGTISLNVKKYLGAASKSPFKSTPNNSSTSPIFNNNSPSTPSPSGSSSGRKW; encoded by the coding sequence ATGATTAAACAATTTTTTTGGGTTAAAACTCTTGGTGTTGGCTCAGTCATCCTTTATTTGACGGGAATGCAACCTAGTCAAGCCCAGGACACCGGTTTCGTTTGTGCTGTCACTAACGATAATGTTCCGACAACCTTTGCCCAGACAGGTGACGGCCCTGTGGACGTTTTTAAATGGCAATCCACCTATTTTCGTCCTCCCTATACCCCCATGCAACGCTGTCAGGAAGTTACTGAACGTATGAATAGTTTTGCGGCTCAGGGAATGTTGGACTACATCACCACTGGCCGTGTTAATAATCAGCCAGTTCTCTGCGCGGGTTCAGCCTGCGATCGCAGTGGTAGTAACGTTTTGTTAACCTTAAGACGAGATCAAAATCCGAACCAAGTTTTACAGGAAATTAATGCTAATCGGGCAGGTGCGGCCGGCCCCTCTCGACAATTAAGTGGTGGCAGCAGTTCATCTAGTTCCAGCTTTATCAAACAAAATAGTGATGGAACCATCAGTCTCAACGTTAAAAAATATTTAGGGGCTGCTTCTAAAAGTCCCTTTAAATCAACTCCCAACAATTCTTCCACATCACCTATTTTTAACAACAATTCCCCCTCTACTCCCTCACCTTCAGGGAGTTCCTCTGGCCGCAAATGGTAA
- a CDS encoding serine protease has protein sequence MNGRLLILVTSLISFGLGFFLQGLPRGNCSPNIVESSYAPKSEVLSPSYAPSSSKTPDVLEQYARSITVKVLSGENWGSGILIRQKDNIYNVLTNQHVLIFGEGKSYRIVTSDGKTYPAKLVTIKGLSHQDLGLLQFKSQKKYTIAILSSKVKPIQSEKVLAAGFPFDSRFKGSQGFLVNWGQIEILNTRSFGGGYQIGYSNLVKKGMSGGPLINLQGQVIGINGVHKYPLWGNPYVFNDGDTASPSEKQKMSQFSWAIPIQTFLEIAPQYLEKNTQRRTEKVTQKKIVPLSNPPLPDRSW, from the coding sequence ATGAATGGTCGTTTACTAATCCTCGTCACTAGTTTGATCAGTTTTGGGTTAGGATTCTTCCTTCAGGGCTTGCCCAGGGGAAATTGTAGCCCCAACATAGTCGAATCGAGCTATGCCCCTAAAAGTGAGGTTTTATCGCCATCCTATGCCCCAAGCTCTTCTAAAACACCAGACGTTTTAGAGCAATATGCCCGCTCAATTACGGTCAAAGTTTTATCAGGAGAAAATTGGGGTTCGGGAATTTTAATTCGTCAGAAAGACAATATTTATAATGTCTTGACTAATCAACATGTTCTGATCTTTGGAGAGGGGAAGAGTTATCGTATTGTTACATCGGACGGTAAAACCTATCCTGCTAAATTAGTGACTATCAAGGGCCTATCTCATCAAGATTTGGGACTGTTGCAGTTTAAGAGCCAAAAAAAATATACTATTGCAATCCTTTCTTCTAAGGTAAAACCGATTCAAAGCGAAAAAGTATTGGCAGCAGGTTTTCCTTTTGATAGTCGTTTTAAGGGTTCCCAAGGTTTTTTAGTTAATTGGGGTCAAATCGAAATTCTGAATACTCGTTCTTTCGGTGGGGGATATCAGATTGGTTACAGTAATTTAGTTAAAAAAGGAATGAGCGGGGGGCCATTAATCAACCTTCAAGGTCAGGTTATCGGTATTAATGGTGTACATAAATATCCTCTTTGGGGCAATCCTTACGTTTTTAACGATGGCGATACTGCTTCCCCATCTGAAAAACAGAAAATGAGTCAATTTAGTTGGGCTATACCTATCCAAACTTTTTTAGAAATAGCTCCCCAGTATCTCGAAAAAAACACGCAAAGAAGAACAGAAAAAGTTACGCAAAAAAAGATAGTTCCCCTATCTAATCCACCTTTACCAGATAGAAGTTGGTAA
- a CDS encoding CAP domain-containing protein has protein sequence MLVNKQGEIYSALSCGNFYSSNPSDYQVILDNNQVYNVQSLRNVNSNNPLILLTFTSQKVYPTAKLGNSQSLSIGDRLYLAGFVKGDEQAGNQNNSISGFQFTEGIISSMPNPPRQNVYNFTHTNISYAGLEGSPLFDSEGKLVGLNCGNQPLLDQRNNPFKLSFGIGINAFQNNTSTPTINSKFSAFGSPPPYPKNRFLPSPQTAELVTDDNHSQERSQKLLDLTNLARKKAGLSSLRLSINLSQAAQNHALDMASQNLISHQGSDHSNPSDRAKNFGYLSDYVGENITGGRITAQETIDGWLKNPLYRANLLNTKYTEVGFGYVYQPNSKYQHYWVALFGTKISNNSGTAPINSSSLNGINCQGQQWLTQATCTGDDLNSEEAKLYHLINQYRIQRQLSPIAQSVSLNQVANRHVRDLQENLALYNQNGKDWRFGWSNCPYNSEQSVTFSCLWSAPQRLKTTYSAIAYEIICGGDGEITAEEALRCWQNNSLNNDLIINQGLWQTYQWRAMGIGIYNGYAVLWLGEKIDGGKTAPKPSPQHFPLPGRGKIW, from the coding sequence GTGTTAGTAAATAAGCAAGGAGAGATCTATTCGGCCTTAAGTTGTGGCAATTTTTATTCGTCTAATCCATCTGATTATCAGGTAATTTTAGATAATAATCAAGTTTATAATGTTCAATCTCTTCGCAATGTTAACTCGAATAATCCTCTTATCTTATTGACTTTTACAAGTCAGAAAGTCTATCCCACTGCAAAATTAGGAAATTCTCAATCCTTGTCGATCGGCGATCGCCTTTATCTGGCCGGTTTTGTCAAGGGAGATGAACAAGCAGGAAATCAAAATAATAGCATTAGTGGCTTTCAATTCACTGAGGGGATTATTTCCAGTATGCCAAATCCGCCTCGACAGAATGTTTACAATTTTACTCACACTAACATTAGTTATGCCGGTCTAGAAGGCAGTCCTTTATTTGATAGTGAAGGGAAATTAGTCGGACTAAATTGTGGGAATCAACCCTTGCTTGACCAAAGAAATAATCCATTTAAGTTGTCCTTTGGTATTGGCATCAACGCTTTTCAAAATAACACTTCTACTCCTACTATAAACAGCAAATTTTCTGCTTTTGGTTCTCCACCACCTTATCCCAAAAATCGTTTTCTACCATCACCTCAAACTGCTGAATTAGTGACAGATGATAATCATAGTCAAGAACGTAGTCAAAAACTTCTAGATTTAACCAATCTAGCCCGAAAAAAAGCTGGTTTGTCATCGCTTCGTCTATCAATTAATCTTAGTCAAGCTGCCCAAAATCATGCTTTAGATATGGCTAGTCAAAATCTGATTAGTCATCAAGGTTCTGATCATTCCAATCCTAGCGATCGGGCTAAAAACTTTGGCTACCTGTCCGATTATGTTGGTGAAAATATCACAGGTGGCAGAATAACAGCCCAGGAAACTATTGATGGTTGGTTAAAAAATCCTCTCTATCGAGCCAATCTTTTAAATACAAAATATACTGAAGTCGGTTTTGGTTATGTTTATCAACCGAACAGCAAATATCAACATTATTGGGTGGCTCTTTTTGGAACTAAAATAAGTAATAATTCTGGTACGGCTCCTATTAATTCAAGTTCTTTAAATGGCATTAATTGCCAAGGGCAACAGTGGTTAACCCAAGCTACTTGTACAGGGGATGATCTAAATTCTGAAGAAGCAAAACTCTACCATCTGATTAATCAATACCGTATCCAAAGACAATTATCTCCTATTGCTCAATCAGTCTCACTAAATCAAGTGGCCAACCGTCATGTTCGAGATTTACAAGAAAACTTAGCTCTATATAATCAAAATGGCAAAGATTGGCGATTTGGCTGGAGTAATTGTCCCTACAATAGCGAGCAATCTGTAACGTTTTCCTGTTTGTGGTCAGCCCCCCAACGACTGAAAACGACTTATTCAGCGATCGCCTATGAAATTATTTGTGGTGGCGATGGTGAAATTACAGCAGAAGAGGCTTTGCGTTGTTGGCAAAATAATTCTCTCAATAATGATCTAATTATTAATCAAGGATTATGGCAAACTTATCAGTGGAGAGCAATGGGAATCGGTATATATAATGGTTATGCTGTGCTATGGTTAGGAGAGAAAATTGATGGTGGAAAAACTGCACCTAAACCTAGTCCGCAACATTTTCCTTTGCCTGGACGGGGAAAAATTTGGTAA
- a CDS encoding DUF4344 domain-containing metallopeptidase, translated as MQKKEISFAYFHKSFLKILKLILVIDLFWSQSSLAYTPEAISSQISSRLTKLNHLIKTKVNSQISTQFDSRKNMAYRQAGQFQLIYQPTTSYPELEKALRKYNLFEIIIHQLNTSGLILPVNLPVILRECDQVNAFYDPVEKNITMCYEFILGANKDFEKIAKDEREETGESAVYATIFAFYHELGHALIDILKLPTVGEEEGVVDEFAAIILLNTNNKASNHSGNESEDFQTQIVLNGAIWFGIQPQGPFWDEHPAGDKRFFNLLCLIYGSNPDKYRPIIATVFKHILANENAEPEQLQRRGSMCEQEYPKKLESWTKLLIPHFARSSGGWGRSRVKSPSPYVPPSNNGRNPGRVW; from the coding sequence ATGCAAAAAAAAGAGATCTCATTCGCGTATTTTCATAAATCTTTCCTGAAGATTTTAAAACTAATTTTGGTAATAGATCTTTTTTGGAGTCAATCCTCTTTAGCCTATACTCCAGAAGCAATATCTAGTCAAATTTCATCTCGGCTGACTAAACTTAATCATCTAATAAAAACAAAAGTTAATAGTCAAATCAGTACTCAGTTTGATAGCCGCAAAAATATGGCTTATCGACAAGCTGGTCAGTTCCAACTGATCTATCAACCGACGACTTCTTATCCAGAACTGGAAAAAGCTCTCCGCAAATATAATCTCTTTGAAATAATTATTCATCAACTAAACACTTCGGGCTTGATTCTACCAGTTAACTTGCCAGTCATTTTACGAGAATGTGATCAAGTTAATGCTTTTTATGATCCTGTGGAAAAAAATATTACTATGTGCTACGAGTTTATTTTAGGAGCGAACAAAGATTTTGAAAAAATTGCTAAAGATGAGAGAGAAGAAACCGGTGAAAGCGCTGTTTATGCAACTATATTTGCTTTTTACCACGAATTAGGTCATGCGTTGATTGATATTTTGAAACTACCGACTGTGGGAGAAGAAGAAGGAGTCGTTGACGAGTTTGCTGCAATTATTTTGCTCAATACAAATAATAAGGCTTCTAATCATTCCGGCAACGAATCCGAAGATTTTCAAACACAAATTGTTCTTAATGGTGCAATCTGGTTTGGTATTCAACCTCAAGGGCCTTTTTGGGATGAACATCCTGCTGGGGATAAGCGTTTTTTTAATTTACTCTGTCTGATTTATGGCAGTAATCCTGACAAATATCGGCCTATTATTGCGACGGTTTTTAAACATATCTTAGCAAATGAGAATGCTGAACCAGAACAACTTCAGCGTCGAGGTAGTATGTGTGAACAAGAATATCCAAAGAAATTAGAAAGTTGGACGAAATTATTGATACCCCATTTTGCTCGTTCTTCAGGAGGATGGGGGCGATCGCGGGTAAAATCTCCATCCCCCTATGTGCCCCCATCAAACAATGGCCGTAATCCTGGACGTGTCTGGTAA
- a CDS encoding M48 family metallopeptidase, with protein MSLAVQAAPRRKKNPTSVPPAVAPAPQPIDPYAMAKKDLSEDWYVLYRIIDRLARANQLDEHPWRITISPEYEVNAFATDGNLIAVYNGILDQLGSDSSAIACVVAHEMGHHSKRHIALGKAEQVALQKKLQQEAQEEAVAEIERAQQPTGGDVILGILGAVSAGLSNNSSTAYTTAAQIEKAKAQRVQEAQVRAQEIFVEKEQKFKQESAANVRKQEFEADEVGYQYMAKAGFDAQGCIRAMEVLARTEGAEFDTDHPAVPKRIERFKQLMAENPPQALAERGKFYLQSSRIPLSYELSKDGESLRINSNHGSSAADDLDRQFGK; from the coding sequence ATGTCTCTTGCTGTCCAAGCTGCTCCTCGCCGTAAGAAAAATCCAACGTCTGTTCCCCCGGCAGTTGCGCCAGCCCCTCAACCCATTGATCCCTATGCAATGGCCAAAAAAGATTTGTCTGAAGATTGGTATGTTCTCTATCGCATTATTGATCGTCTAGCAAGAGCAAATCAGTTAGATGAACATCCTTGGCGCATTACCATTTCTCCTGAATACGAAGTTAACGCTTTTGCAACCGATGGTAATTTGATCGCGGTTTATAACGGTATTCTTGATCAACTGGGATCCGATTCATCGGCGATCGCCTGTGTCGTTGCTCACGAAATGGGACACCACTCCAAACGTCATATTGCCCTTGGTAAAGCAGAGCAAGTCGCCTTACAGAAAAAACTTCAGCAAGAAGCCCAGGAAGAGGCTGTTGCAGAAATAGAACGTGCCCAACAACCGACAGGAGGCGACGTGATTCTTGGCATTTTGGGGGCTGTAAGTGCTGGTTTATCTAACAATTCTTCAACGGCCTATACAACAGCTGCTCAAATAGAAAAGGCTAAAGCTCAACGTGTTCAGGAGGCCCAAGTCCGGGCCCAGGAAATTTTTGTCGAAAAAGAGCAAAAATTTAAGCAGGAAAGTGCGGCCAATGTGCGTAAACAGGAATTTGAAGCAGATGAAGTGGGCTATCAATACATGGCCAAAGCCGGCTTTGATGCCCAAGGTTGCATTCGAGCCATGGAAGTCTTAGCCAGAACAGAAGGGGCTGAATTTGACACGGATCATCCTGCTGTCCCCAAACGGATTGAACGCTTTAAACAATTAATGGCAGAAAATCCCCCCCAAGCATTAGCCGAACGAGGAAAATTTTATCTACAGTCATCACGAATTCCTTTAAGTTATGAATTGTCGAAAGATGGTGAATCTTTGCGGATCAATTCTAATCACGGTTCCTCGGCTGCCGATGATCTTGACCGTCAATTCGGCAAATAA
- a CDS encoding TIGR03943 family protein — protein sequence MKSLLPLKSFTTQFLLPTVDILAILAWGLLMLRYSFSGELRLLVHPNYFGLVTMTGVVLVGLSVIRGGQWLKRLFRKNRSSSVKDTVAHITLLPVGLGSALLLITAILAFLIPPTAFNSQVALQRGISNTLPATQIQAESFAANIKPEERSLIDWIRTINAYPEPDAYAGQKAKIRGFVVYSPNLPDNYLLLSRFILTCCAVDAYPVGLPVKLTGSRQQYPQDGWLEIQGEMITETLPNKSSNSAQGVTNKRQVVLKAQSIKAIPTPADPYSY from the coding sequence ATGAAATCTTTGCTGCCCCTTAAGTCCTTCACTACCCAATTTCTGCTGCCAACGGTGGATATTTTGGCTATTTTGGCCTGGGGACTTTTGATGTTGCGATATTCCTTCAGTGGCGAATTAAGATTACTGGTTCATCCCAATTATTTTGGCTTAGTGACCATGACTGGCGTAGTGCTAGTTGGCTTAAGTGTGATTCGGGGAGGACAATGGCTAAAACGGTTATTTCGCAAAAATCGCTCATCGTCTGTCAAGGATACCGTTGCTCATATTACCCTGCTGCCCGTCGGTCTAGGCAGTGCTTTACTGTTAATCACGGCGATCTTGGCATTTTTGATTCCCCCCACTGCTTTTAATAGTCAGGTTGCTCTCCAGAGAGGGATTAGTAATACTTTACCGGCTACCCAAATTCAAGCTGAAAGTTTTGCTGCCAATATTAAACCCGAAGAGCGATCGCTGATTGATTGGATTCGGACGATCAATGCTTACCCTGAACCCGATGCCTACGCGGGCCAAAAGGCTAAAATTCGAGGTTTTGTCGTCTATTCCCCTAATTTACCCGATAACTATTTACTGCTCAGTCGCTTTATTTTGACCTGTTGTGCGGTGGATGCCTATCCGGTCGGTTTGCCCGTGAAATTAACCGGCAGTCGTCAACAGTATCCCCAGGATGGTTGGCTTGAAATCCAAGGCGAAATGATTACAGAAACTCTACCCAATAAGAGTAGTAATTCCGCTCAGGGAGTTACCAATAAACGGCAAGTTGTGCTAAAAGCTCAATCGATTAAGGCCATTCCCACCCCAGCCGATCCCTACAGTTACTAA